One window from the genome of Nicotiana tomentosiformis chromosome 5, ASM39032v3, whole genome shotgun sequence encodes:
- the LOC138892944 gene encoding uncharacterized protein, whose protein sequence is MRNIKEARFPRLMRSDSSQRDTNLWCEYHRTNGHRIGDRRHLQEEVATLLKNGHLREFLSDRSKNNYGRHRDNAELSKAREETPRQTINMIFRGNAINRVTFSVAKKMKVSITHSKRLREDDITFTEEEADGLMLPHNDALVISLNMLDFKIKRVLVDPGNSANIIQWRVLKQAKLSRSIIPATKLLAEFNLASMTTWGEILLLMNAERVVKTTLFEVVNGDMGYNIILGRPWLHEMKVVPSTYHQLLKFSMPEGINQIRGDQP, encoded by the coding sequence atgagaaataTTAAAGAGGCACGATTCCCGAGACTTATGAGGTCCGATTCCAGCCAGAGGGATAccaacttatggtgtgaataccacagGACTAACGGTCACAGAATAGGGGACCGCCGACACCTCCAAGAAGAGgtggcaacattattgaagaatggCCACCTCCGAGAATTCTTAAGTGATCgatctaagaacaattatggtcgccACAGAGACAATGCGGAACTTTCGAAAGCAAGAGAAGAAAccccacgccaaacgatcaatATGATATTTAGGGGGAATGCGATTAACAGGGTCACCTTTTCGGTAGCAAAGAAGATgaaagtatcgataactcacagtaaaagactccgggaagacgatatcactttcacggaggaggaaGCAGACGGATTGATGTTAccacacaatgacgcactggtaatctctttaaatatgttagattttaagattaaacgtgttctagtggatccaggaaattcggctaatatcatacaatggagagtattgaaACAAGCTAAACTCAGcagaagcattattccggcaacaaagctcctcgctGAATTCAATCTTGCAAGCATGACGACCTGGGGAGAGATCTTGCTGCTGATGAATGCTGAAAGGGTagtgaaaacaactctcttcgaagtagtaaatggtgatatgggatacaacatcatcctggggaggccatggttacacgagatgaaagttgtaccttcaacatatcaccaattgctaAAGTTTTCAATGCCCGAAGGAATCAACCaaataagaggtgatcaaccgtaa